The Chloroflexota bacterium genome window below encodes:
- a CDS encoding protein kinase produces the protein MTDLTNTTLGKYTLGQPLGAGGMGAVYRSIHPQLGRSVAIKIILGNATEDARQRFLREAQVAVQLSHPNIVRVFDVDEDKGMPFIVMEMIEGPSLSDELRQGRMPLEKVLKITAELADALEYAHSQGILHRDIKPANVLIRLNGSAVLVDLGLARLADSESKEHQLTQSGMIIGTLSYMAPEQIQAQPLDARTDIYALGVLLFQMITGRLPFEGDTAQIMFGHVYTQPPAPSTTGALLPPALDGLIMAMMAKAPQNRPQSMGEIARVLRSIMNNAATPVGYENYSGPTVVRPQQPMPANYAAFPSQQSYGAAQPSQPQYGGHPSQPNYAGHPSQPQYGAMPNTGNLGPTQPQYGSMPQANPVLIGQPPRRGISPWFWLALLSIVIIGGLGVYTINSAFDEKLPPKDPDIFVQIPDLATQRPRPTIGSAATAVANRKTPTPEVVAAEPPAKTPQAADPNAEDEFTLSNIGSRRAGTTLLMYGMVTNNTDTPKSAIKIEATFLVDNKEVDFETGYGVLAVVNPGERAPWILVLSDAPEYQTIEYEAFGLDNALGSAFEYPDLKIDDLAINPDGIFYEVTGKITNTGGKRTRTIIIYLVTYNEKDEIIGVDTITPGNSTLSPDATARFEGSILFSPSQYKIARYETYVRGTTE, from the coding sequence ATGACAGATTTAACCAACACAACCTTAGGCAAATATACGCTGGGCCAACCCTTGGGGGCTGGTGGTATGGGCGCTGTGTATCGCTCGATCCATCCACAACTTGGGCGTTCTGTGGCAATTAAAATTATTTTGGGTAATGCAACCGAGGATGCTCGCCAGCGCTTTTTGCGCGAGGCCCAGGTGGCAGTACAGCTATCGCACCCCAATATTGTGCGGGTATTCGATGTTGACGAAGATAAAGGCATGCCCTTTATTGTGATGGAAATGATCGAAGGTCCAAGCCTTAGCGATGAGTTGCGCCAAGGTCGCATGCCCTTGGAAAAAGTGCTGAAAATTACTGCCGAATTAGCCGATGCCTTGGAATATGCCCATAGCCAAGGGATTTTGCACCGCGATATCAAACCAGCCAATGTCTTGATTCGCCTCAATGGCAGCGCTGTATTGGTTGATTTGGGCTTGGCGCGTTTGGCCGATAGCGAATCGAAAGAACATCAATTAACCCAAAGTGGCATGATTATTGGCACGCTTTCGTATATGGCTCCTGAGCAAATTCAAGCACAACCGCTTGATGCCCGCACTGACATTTATGCCTTGGGTGTGCTGCTGTTTCAAATGATAACTGGACGCTTGCCATTTGAGGGCGATACGGCCCAAATTATGTTTGGCCATGTTTATACTCAGCCGCCAGCCCCCAGCACCACCGGAGCCTTGTTGCCGCCAGCCCTTGATGGCTTGATTATGGCGATGATGGCCAAAGCGCCGCAAAATCGCCCGCAAAGCATGGGCGAGATTGCCCGTGTGCTGCGCTCGATTATGAATAATGCGGCAACTCCAGTTGGCTATGAAAATTATTCAGGGCCAACGGTTGTACGTCCACAGCAGCCTATGCCTGCTAATTATGCTGCTTTCCCAAGCCAGCAAAGTTATGGCGCAGCCCAGCCGAGCCAGCCGCAATATGGCGGACATCCTAGTCAGCCCAATTATGCTGGCCATCCCAGCCAGCCGCAATATGGCGCGATGCCAAACACTGGCAATTTAGGACCAACCCAACCGCAGTATGGCTCAATGCCCCAAGCGAATCCAGTGCTGATTGGTCAACCACCACGGCGCGGCATTTCGCCATGGTTTTGGTTAGCCTTACTCTCAATCGTGATCATTGGTGGTTTGGGCGTTTATACAATAAATTCGGCTTTTGATGAAAAACTACCGCCCAAAGATCCCGATATTTTTGTGCAAATTCCTGATCTGGCAACCCAACGCCCACGTCCAACCATTGGCAGTGCTGCCACCGCAGTTGCTAATAGAAAAACTCCAACGCCTGAGGTTGTGGCGGCTGAACCACCTGCGAAAACTCCGCAGGCCGCCGATCCGAATGCTGAAGATGAATTTACGCTTTCGAATATTGGTTCGCGTAGGGCTGGCACAACCTTATTGATGTATGGCATGGTGACCAATAACACCGATACGCCCAAAAGTGCGATCAAAATTGAAGCAACCTTTTTGGTTGATAACAAAGAAGTTGACTTTGAGACAGGTTATGGAGTGCTCGCAGTGGTCAATCCGGGCGAACGAGCACCATGGATTTTGGTGCTCAGCGATGCACCTGAATATCAAACAATTGAATATGAAGCATTTGGTTTAGATAATGCCTTGGGCAGTGCCTTTGAATACCCTGACTTGAAGATTGATGATTTAGCAATTAACCCCGATGGAATTTTCTATGAGGTAACTGGCAAGATCACCAACACAGGCGGAAAACGCACGCGAACAATTATCATCTATCTGGTAACCTACAACGAAAAAGATGAAATTATTGGGGTCGATACGATCACCCCTGGCAATAGTACGCTTTCGCCCGATGCAACTGCCCGCTTCGAAGGCAGCATCTTGTTTAGCCCCAGCCAATATAAAATTGCCCGTTATGAGACCTATGTTCGAGGAACGACTGAATGA
- a CDS encoding tetratricopeptide repeat protein, with protein MTVQTTTCCSTCNFAENPPSARFCGNCASPLPLHCFSCGAANPPGFRFCGTCATGLIEYIPAATTRRVVTILFADVCNYTNLTNRLGAEHMYSLLDPCLRRLGETVRRFEGTIDKFTGDGLMAVFGMPVALEAHAAQAAYAALAMFEELAAYNETIAQAGVQFQIRVGLASGEVIAGLLGSDRYSDLTVIGGPVNLAARLQQVTDPGTIMVDGDSAQSLQTNFMFNEQHPVALKGFEQPIAAAILAGKQLAQAVVDGSFGLPLIGREAELQNLIGATELLHNGMGGVIGLTGRAGVGKTRLTAEIIQHLHSREVKVLTNDCSSATRIVPYSAFLGLIRQLFQIDHADSAATIHHKIQLMIHSLGNMPLDLLPYIEYLLSLDFIDQSLVERVQHLDAAQLKRHVFLAIRELLVACTRQQSMAIVIDDVQWADDLSLELLEFIAETFDASSLLLYMVARDDETPQIRQTFNRILAQARQRGLVLELNSLSPEAAEALIKQILPQASAVMIDHLVRQADGVPFYLEELARHALHAGLDIQAQSSDSLQMPSMPLSLQALMRSRYDRLPNDLAHSLALAAVIGRRFSQQLLCQLRPEQSINQQLQQLQQRGFVQPIANHHDDWAFSHLLLQETIYSSLLQQQRYSLHGEVALALETHDEQRPELYIDALAYHFSRSQLTHKALEYLLLAAQRAASRFANDDALRLYDQAMPLLSELDHPATEQAVSLFHGRGDVLSFVGRYDEARMAYQQAISQIQPSSESQATHATILRQLAATYEKQGNYDEAMLHLEQARLVLADGALFDHARIDCDAGWIAFHRGNLTQAERLLNNALTISELNQHHGLQALAANRLAGVYWQRGSLKAAQALVNQSLAVSRYLGDLPAMSRALNNLGVIAMELADWHAAANYYEQSLETTQAIGDLNGQILAINNRSHCMLMLGLLNDALRFSQMALRLARQIGAKLHMATALIQQGTISFYVQDYQRARRYYLQAEQLFRELGHYDPKRVILAEMLGRIGFVEGRRACANRMAARALRLAQQLNEPQSLFRSQALQIYLQAYNGQRRQASEAIDQLLQLSVNNNYLLALGLTIGATIKRLNGDYNIALAHQERADILFEQMNTPAMLREYV; from the coding sequence ATGACAGTTCAAACGACTACGTGCTGCTCAACCTGCAATTTTGCCGAAAACCCGCCGAGTGCGCGGTTTTGTGGCAATTGCGCTAGTCCTTTGCCACTGCACTGTTTTAGCTGTGGCGCGGCCAATCCACCTGGCTTTCGCTTTTGCGGCACATGCGCCACTGGCTTGATTGAGTATATTCCTGCGGCCACAACACGGCGCGTGGTCACAATTCTGTTTGCCGATGTTTGCAACTATACCAACCTGACCAATCGGCTGGGTGCTGAGCATATGTATAGTTTGCTCGACCCATGTTTGCGACGCTTGGGCGAAACAGTACGGCGCTTCGAAGGTACAATCGATAAATTTACCGGCGATGGTTTAATGGCGGTTTTTGGCATGCCAGTCGCGCTAGAAGCACATGCTGCCCAAGCTGCGTACGCCGCATTAGCCATGTTTGAAGAATTAGCCGCCTACAACGAAACGATCGCTCAGGCAGGGGTGCAATTTCAAATTCGGGTCGGCTTGGCCAGCGGCGAAGTGATTGCTGGTTTGCTTGGTTCTGATCGCTATAGCGATTTGACCGTGATCGGCGGCCCAGTCAACTTGGCGGCGCGGCTGCAACAAGTGACCGATCCTGGCACGATTATGGTCGATGGCGATTCAGCTCAATCATTACAAACGAATTTTATGTTCAACGAACAGCATCCAGTTGCCCTCAAAGGTTTTGAGCAACCAATCGCTGCGGCTATTTTAGCGGGCAAACAATTGGCTCAGGCGGTAGTTGATGGTAGTTTTGGATTGCCCTTGATTGGGCGCGAAGCCGAATTGCAGAATCTGATTGGCGCAACCGAGCTATTACACAACGGTATGGGCGGCGTGATTGGCCTAACTGGCCGGGCTGGCGTTGGCAAAACCCGCCTGACCGCCGAAATTATTCAGCATTTGCATAGCCGTGAGGTCAAAGTATTGACCAACGATTGTAGCAGCGCCACTCGAATTGTGCCTTACAGTGCCTTTTTGGGCTTGATTCGCCAGCTTTTCCAGATTGATCATGCCGATTCTGCCGCCACAATTCACCATAAAATCCAATTGATGATTCATAGTTTGGGCAATATGCCGCTCGATCTTTTGCCTTACATTGAATATTTGCTCTCGCTCGATTTTATTGATCAAAGTTTGGTTGAGCGGGTGCAGCATCTTGATGCGGCTCAATTGAAGCGCCATGTCTTTTTGGCAATTCGCGAATTATTGGTAGCCTGTACCCGCCAACAATCGATGGCAATTGTGATCGACGATGTGCAATGGGCCGATGATCTGTCGTTGGAATTGCTCGAATTTATTGCCGAAACCTTTGATGCTTCGTCGTTGCTGCTCTATATGGTGGCGCGTGATGATGAAACACCGCAGATTCGCCAAACCTTCAATCGGATTTTGGCCCAAGCCCGCCAACGTGGTTTGGTGCTTGAACTTAATTCACTTAGTCCTGAAGCAGCCGAAGCCTTGATCAAACAAATTCTGCCCCAAGCCTCAGCCGTGATGATCGATCATTTGGTGCGCCAAGCCGATGGTGTGCCATTTTATTTAGAAGAATTAGCGCGTCATGCGCTGCATGCTGGCCTTGATATTCAAGCTCAAAGTAGCGATAGCCTACAAATGCCGTCAATGCCGCTTTCGCTACAAGCGCTAATGCGTTCACGTTATGATCGGCTACCCAACGATTTGGCGCATAGTTTGGCGCTGGCGGCGGTGATTGGCCGCCGTTTTAGCCAGCAACTACTCTGCCAACTACGGCCTGAGCAATCGATCAATCAGCAACTCCAACAATTGCAGCAACGGGGGTTTGTGCAGCCAATCGCCAACCATCACGATGATTGGGCATTTAGCCATTTGCTGCTGCAAGAAACAATTTACTCCAGCCTATTGCAGCAACAACGCTATAGCTTGCACGGCGAGGTTGCGCTAGCACTCGAAACCCACGATGAGCAACGGCCTGAATTGTATATCGATGCCTTGGCCTATCACTTCAGTCGCTCGCAGCTGACCCACAAAGCCTTGGAATATTTGCTGTTGGCGGCGCAACGGGCAGCCAGCCGTTTTGCTAACGACGACGCGCTGCGCTTGTATGATCAAGCTATGCCCTTGCTTAGCGAACTGGATCACCCAGCAACCGAGCAAGCCGTCAGTTTGTTTCATGGGCGTGGCGATGTGCTCAGTTTTGTTGGGCGCTACGATGAAGCACGCATGGCCTATCAGCAAGCGATCAGCCAAATTCAGCCAAGCTCGGAAAGCCAAGCAACCCATGCCACGATTTTGCGCCAATTAGCGGCAACCTATGAAAAACAGGGCAATTACGACGAAGCGATGCTGCATTTGGAGCAAGCTCGTTTAGTTTTAGCTGATGGAGCTTTGTTTGATCATGCCCGCATTGACTGTGATGCAGGCTGGATCGCCTTTCATCGCGGCAATTTGACCCAGGCTGAGCGGTTGCTCAACAATGCCTTGACCATCAGCGAACTGAATCAACACCATGGCTTGCAAGCGCTGGCCGCCAATCGCCTAGCGGGAGTCTATTGGCAACGGGGGAGTCTCAAAGCTGCCCAAGCCTTGGTCAACCAAAGTTTGGCGGTCAGTCGCTATTTAGGCGATTTACCAGCGATGAGTCGGGCACTCAACAATCTTGGGGTAATTGCGATGGAGCTAGCCGATTGGCATGCTGCCGCCAATTACTACGAGCAAAGCCTAGAAACCACCCAAGCTATCGGCGATTTGAATGGCCAGATTTTGGCAATCAACAATCGTTCACATTGTATGTTGATGCTTGGCTTGCTCAACGATGCGCTGCGTTTCTCGCAAATGGCCTTGCGTTTGGCCCGCCAAATTGGCGCAAAATTACATATGGCTACAGCCTTAATTCAACAAGGCACGATTTCGTTTTACGTTCAAGATTATCAACGTGCTCGGCGCTACTATTTACAAGCCGAGCAACTATTTCGTGAGCTAGGCCATTACGACCCCAAGCGGGTAATTTTGGCCGAAATGCTTGGACGAATTGGCTTTGTTGAAGGTCGGCGGGCTTGTGCCAATCGAATGGCAGCCCGTGCTTTGCGACTGGCCCAGCAACTCAATGAACCGCAATCGCTGTTTCGCAGCCAAGCCTTACAGATCTATTTGCAAGCCTATAACGGCCAACGTCGCCAAGCCAGCGAGGCGATCGATCAGCTGCTGCAATTATCGGTCAACAATAATTATTTGTTAGCATTGGGCTTAACCATTGGCGCAACGATTAAGCGCCTGAATGGCGATTACAATATTGCCCTAGCCCATCAAGAACGCGCCGATATTTTATTTGAGCAGATGAATACCCCTGCAATGCTGCGTGAATATGTATAA